The Niastella koreensis GR20-10 genome includes a window with the following:
- a CDS encoding NCS2 family permease — protein MTATDQPTSHTTRSTEIIAGISSFLATSYIIVVNPSVLSQAGMPFSGVLTATVLVSFFSSLMMGWYAKNPVLVAPGMGLNAFFTFSAVIGMKVPWQVALGAVFWSGVLFLILSAFNIRTYIVRAIPRPLRYAIAAGIGLFITLIGFVNAGFIVHNPATIVGIGKLQPALLTFLAGLLFTAILVTRQVKGAILMGIVFTTLAALPIGHWWALDTPPLISWKGVFAAPDFSLVFKLDLVHSLQWSVVPVIFAFVFTDMFDSLSTLVGLSEAANLLDEKGEPRNIKRALITDAMATTIAGLVGSSPGTAYIESAVGIKEGGRTGLTAITGALLFLPFLFLAPLLSVVPAIATAPALVLVGVFMVQPVTKINWTQLDDAIPAFLAMVIIPFSYSITQGIIWGFLTWTAIKLIIGKKEDLPVALLVIDAFAILALILE, from the coding sequence ATGACAGCCACCGACCAACCTACCAGCCACACCACCCGCAGTACCGAAATCATTGCCGGCATCTCCAGCTTTCTGGCCACCTCCTATATTATTGTGGTAAACCCTTCGGTGCTCAGCCAGGCAGGCATGCCTTTTAGCGGAGTGCTCACAGCCACCGTGCTGGTGTCGTTTTTTAGCAGCTTAATGATGGGCTGGTATGCGAAGAACCCGGTACTGGTAGCGCCGGGGATGGGGCTTAATGCCTTTTTTACTTTCTCTGCCGTAATAGGCATGAAGGTGCCCTGGCAGGTAGCCTTGGGCGCCGTGTTCTGGAGCGGTGTATTGTTTTTAATTCTTTCCGCCTTCAACATCCGCACTTATATAGTTCGCGCCATTCCCCGGCCATTGCGGTATGCCATTGCTGCCGGCATTGGCTTGTTTATAACCCTTATTGGTTTTGTAAATGCGGGTTTCATTGTGCACAACCCAGCCACTATTGTTGGTATTGGAAAATTACAACCTGCCCTGCTTACCTTTCTCGCCGGCTTATTATTCACCGCCATATTGGTAACCCGGCAGGTAAAGGGCGCCATCCTGATGGGTATAGTTTTTACCACACTGGCCGCCCTGCCAATTGGCCACTGGTGGGCACTGGATACGCCACCACTTATTTCCTGGAAAGGCGTATTCGCTGCGCCTGATTTTAGCCTGGTGTTTAAACTGGACCTGGTGCATTCCCTGCAATGGTCGGTAGTACCCGTGATCTTTGCCTTTGTATTTACCGATATGTTCGATAGTCTTAGCACCCTGGTTGGTTTATCAGAAGCCGCCAACCTGTTGGATGAAAAGGGCGAACCCCGCAATATAAAACGGGCATTAATAACCGATGCCATGGCCACCACCATCGCCGGGTTGGTAGGAAGCAGTCCGGGTACAGCTTATATTGAATCTGCAGTAGGCATTAAAGAAGGGGGAAGAACCGGGCTTACCGCCATTACCGGCGCCCTGTTATTTTTACCCTTTTTATTTTTAGCGCCACTGCTATCGGTAGTGCCAGCTATTGCCACGGCGCCCGCCCTGGTATTGGTGGGTGTATTTATGGTGCAACCTGTTACCAAAATAAACTGGACGCAATTGGATGATGCCATACCGGCATTTCTGGCAATGGTGATTATTCCTTTTTCGTATAGTATTACCCAGGGTATCATCTGGGGCTTCCTCACCTGGACTGCGATCAAATTGATTATTGGGAAGAAAGAAGATTTGCCTGTTGCCCTGTTGGTTATTGATGCTTTTGCGATCCTGGCATTGATACTGGAATAG
- a CDS encoding RagB/SusD family nutrient uptake outer membrane protein: MKKILIASLAIVFVASACSKLDVTPESQYTLGNFPKTSLDYQALIGPIYTQLASRYAIEYFRMQELTTDEAIIPGRDGNYDDGGQYRQHHHHTYTPDHSNVKDVWSWGFGAINTCNRVLSNIANSSMAETDPARIASTAEVKTMRALFYFFMMDIYGNVPIVDTFPVNDLPATKTRAQVFAFIESELKAVVSKLPAKDANNPQATYAHPTKAMVFALLAKMYVNAEVYLGPGNTKYAETVAMCDSVIASKKYSLDPSYASVFAPDNGPATTETVFAIPYDPLLLDGNQFTRHGFMAYMYPVYGVPNNLSVSMSTTPEFYNRFNLPGDERNNTWLVGKQTYKDGTPFTIKITKKDLDASYSGPGGDTTWQLEITKTLTMTGKKPFDVGNDYKARCMGIRSIKYYPDRATTALTRMSGNDMPIFRLADIYLMKAEAILRGGAALATTVNGELQNEVVLMNKVRARAKAPTVASLTLDDLLDERAREFYWENWRRNDLIRFGKYETEYPIPGDLPTPGYTPGMDKSLYRRIFPVPNSERKLNTKLAQNDGYPQ; encoded by the coding sequence ATGAAAAAAATATTGATCGCATCACTAGCTATCGTTTTTGTAGCCAGTGCGTGTTCTAAACTGGATGTTACACCGGAGTCGCAATACACCCTTGGCAATTTTCCCAAAACATCTCTCGACTACCAGGCATTGATTGGCCCCATTTATACGCAGCTGGCCAGCAGATATGCCATTGAGTATTTCCGGATGCAGGAACTCACCACCGATGAGGCCATCATTCCCGGCCGCGATGGTAACTATGACGACGGTGGACAATACCGCCAGCACCATCACCATACCTATACACCCGATCACTCAAACGTAAAAGATGTATGGTCATGGGGATTTGGCGCCATCAATACCTGCAACCGTGTTTTAAGCAACATTGCCAACTCCTCTATGGCCGAAACTGATCCCGCCCGCATAGCGTCTACTGCCGAAGTAAAAACCATGCGTGCATTGTTCTATTTCTTTATGATGGATATCTATGGCAACGTGCCCATCGTTGACACCTTCCCGGTAAACGATTTACCGGCCACCAAAACAAGAGCACAGGTATTCGCTTTTATTGAATCGGAACTGAAAGCCGTAGTTAGCAAATTACCGGCAAAAGATGCCAACAACCCTCAGGCAACCTATGCCCATCCAACTAAAGCCATGGTGTTTGCCCTGCTGGCAAAAATGTACGTGAATGCTGAAGTATACCTGGGCCCCGGAAATACCAAATATGCCGAAACAGTAGCTATGTGTGATAGTGTTATTGCTTCTAAAAAATACTCCCTCGATCCCAGCTATGCCTCGGTTTTTGCACCGGATAATGGTCCGGCTACTACCGAAACTGTCTTCGCCATTCCCTACGATCCCCTGCTGCTGGATGGGAACCAGTTTACGCGTCACGGTTTTATGGCTTATATGTATCCGGTATATGGCGTGCCCAATAACCTGAGTGTCTCCATGAGCACCACGCCTGAGTTTTACAACCGGTTCAACCTGCCTGGTGATGAGCGTAACAACACCTGGCTGGTAGGAAAACAAACCTACAAAGACGGCACACCATTTACGATAAAGATCACTAAGAAAGACCTGGACGCCAGCTATTCAGGCCCAGGTGGCGATACCACCTGGCAGCTGGAGATCACCAAAACCCTCACCATGACCGGCAAAAAGCCTTTTGATGTGGGCAATGATTACAAGGCCCGTTGCATGGGTATCCGTAGTATTAAATATTATCCAGACCGGGCTACTACTGCACTTACCCGCATGAGTGGCAACGACATGCCCATCTTCCGCCTGGCCGATATTTATTTAATGAAGGCAGAAGCCATTTTACGCGGCGGGGCAGCGTTGGCAACCACCGTAAATGGCGAATTGCAAAATGAAGTGGTATTAATGAATAAAGTACGCGCCCGCGCCAAAGCGCCAACAGTTGCGTCACTTACGCTGGATGACCTGCTCGATGAGCGCGCCCGCGAATTTTACTGGGAAAACTGGCGCCGCAACGACCTGATCCGTTTTGGCAAATACGAAACTGAATATCCTATTCCCGGTGATCTGCCTACGCCTGGCTATACACCAGGCATGGATAAATCGCTGTACAGAAGAATATTCCCCGTTCCAAATTCTGAAAGAAAGCTGAATACAAAGCTGGCTCAGAATGATGGGTATCCACAATAA
- a CDS encoding SusC/RagA family TonB-linked outer membrane protein, translating into MRKKIMRFLCLPLAPKTCLSILTALMLFFALPVLAFQQQDRTIKGKVTDDNKVPVPSVSVTIKGTNKSVTTDESGTFEIVVPAGKAVLQFSAVSFVTREVVVGNQTTINTTLTLQSKQLSDVVVVGYGKSSKRNITGSITSISNENFNQVVTGSPTQLLQGKVSGLNIARSGDPNKTPQVILRGPSTLREGPANEPFYVIDGVPGANLELVAPTDIVSIDVLKDASSTAIYGARAANGVIIITTRRAKQGQTMLSYNPYVAIETISKKIDMLSGDELRDYLSKNGQSLVSQYNDSGANTNWQDQVTRTGVSHNHNLAFNGSQGNTLYGASINYFDNQGIVKTTNLKRIVARGNIETKFFDDRLRLGFSATNSTAKHRDVDQGALFNNMLTYMPTVNVRRPDGSFTEDFSRGGYLNPVGIIANNLFDYKEENTLLNGLAEVKILKGLSYTLTISNQRTRLDSNVYNNVYSGQAVGANGKAHRSNYENNRQIIESYFNYDKTFGDHNIKLLGGYSWQQDRTGDGVGVYTQNYTNDLLAYNNLAVSNGLVVNSIRFDNNIISKLRLISYYARVNYQFKDRYLFQASLRKDGSSAFGRNNRWGYFPTVSAGWRITQESFMANQKIFDDLKLRAGYGVSGNSLGFDAFTAITRYDVSGKFYSNGLYLNGLLPVTNENPDLKWESTAMTNIGLDFAVLKNRITGSIDYYIKNTSDLIYGYQVPNTVYFSSTMTANVGKVKNTGIEVSITATPVQTKAFNWTTSLNASHNKNEVVSLSNGRFQAPDYYPLAYLGGKGQSGNWSQILKEGQPLGTFSLWHYMGKNDVGSSTFLTADGKTIASQPLTTDLMVAGNAQPKLLFGWNNTFSYKNFDLNFFLRGVTGNKILNNTLAQLNSPADSKNNNVPKFTLGEAFTDAFAYLTSDRFLEKGDYIRMDNATLGYSIKTKVKAISKLRVYVSGNNLFTITGYRGIDPEINIGGLTPGIDAKNFYPKTRSVIIGANIVF; encoded by the coding sequence ATGAGAAAAAAAATCATGCGTTTTTTATGTTTGCCGCTTGCCCCAAAAACATGCTTGTCCATACTAACAGCGCTGATGCTGTTCTTCGCATTACCTGTTTTAGCCTTTCAGCAGCAGGACCGTACAATTAAAGGAAAAGTAACAGATGATAATAAGGTGCCGGTACCCAGCGTGAGCGTTACTATCAAAGGCACTAACAAGTCCGTAACTACCGATGAAAGTGGAACCTTTGAGATCGTTGTGCCTGCCGGCAAGGCCGTTTTGCAGTTTTCTGCGGTCAGCTTTGTAACCCGGGAAGTGGTTGTTGGCAACCAAACAACCATCAACACCACGCTTACCCTGCAATCGAAACAGTTAAGCGATGTGGTGGTAGTGGGTTATGGAAAATCGAGCAAAAGAAATATCACCGGTTCAATAACCAGTATCAGCAACGAAAACTTTAACCAGGTAGTAACCGGTTCACCCACCCAGTTATTACAGGGTAAAGTATCTGGTTTGAACATTGCCCGAAGCGGTGACCCCAACAAAACCCCACAGGTTATCCTGCGTGGACCATCTACCCTGCGTGAGGGCCCTGCCAACGAACCTTTTTATGTTATAGATGGAGTGCCCGGGGCCAACCTGGAACTGGTAGCGCCTACCGATATCGTATCAATAGACGTTTTGAAAGACGCCTCCTCCACCGCCATTTACGGCGCCCGTGCAGCTAACGGTGTAATCATCATCACTACCCGCCGTGCCAAACAGGGCCAAACCATGCTGTCCTACAATCCCTATGTAGCCATTGAAACCATCTCAAAAAAAATTGATATGCTGAGTGGCGATGAGTTAAGGGATTACCTGAGCAAAAACGGGCAAAGCCTGGTATCGCAATATAACGACAGCGGCGCCAATACCAACTGGCAGGACCAGGTGACGCGCACCGGTGTTTCTCATAACCATAACCTGGCTTTTAATGGCTCACAGGGCAATACCCTGTATGGCGCCAGCATCAACTATTTCGATAACCAGGGTATTGTAAAAACCACCAACCTGAAGCGGATCGTAGCCAGGGGTAATATAGAAACCAAATTCTTTGACGACCGCCTGCGACTGGGCTTTTCAGCCACCAACAGCACCGCCAAACATCGTGATGTAGACCAGGGCGCCCTGTTCAACAACATGCTGACTTATATGCCTACGGTAAACGTGCGCCGCCCCGACGGTTCCTTTACTGAAGATTTCAGCCGCGGTGGTTATCTGAACCCGGTTGGCATCATTGCCAACAACCTGTTTGACTATAAAGAAGAAAATACCTTACTGAATGGTTTGGCAGAAGTAAAGATCCTGAAAGGCCTTAGCTATACCCTCACCATTTCAAACCAGCGCACCCGGCTTGACTCAAACGTATATAACAATGTATACTCAGGACAGGCTGTAGGCGCCAATGGTAAAGCCCACCGTTCTAATTATGAAAACAACAGACAGATCATTGAATCTTATTTTAATTACGACAAAACCTTTGGGGACCATAACATTAAATTACTGGGCGGCTACTCCTGGCAGCAGGACCGCACCGGCGATGGGGTTGGCGTTTATACCCAAAACTATACCAACGATCTGCTCGCCTATAATAACCTGGCAGTAAGTAACGGCCTGGTGGTTAACAGCATCCGGTTCGATAATAACATCATTTCCAAACTGCGCCTCATCTCCTACTATGCACGGGTTAACTACCAGTTCAAAGACCGGTATTTATTCCAGGCCTCTTTACGTAAAGACGGTTCTTCTGCATTTGGCAGAAACAACCGCTGGGGTTACTTCCCAACCGTGTCAGCAGGCTGGCGCATTACCCAGGAATCGTTCATGGCCAATCAAAAGATCTTTGACGACCTGAAACTGAGAGCCGGTTATGGCGTATCGGGTAACTCACTGGGCTTTGATGCGTTCACTGCCATCACCCGTTACGACGTAAGTGGTAAATTCTACAGCAATGGCCTGTACCTGAACGGCCTGTTACCTGTAACCAATGAAAACCCCGATCTGAAATGGGAAAGCACAGCCATGACCAACATTGGTCTCGACTTCGCCGTATTGAAAAACCGCATCACCGGTAGCATCGATTACTATATCAAAAACACCTCTGACCTGATCTACGGTTACCAGGTACCCAACACGGTATATTTTTCAAGCACCATGACAGCGAATGTGGGAAAAGTAAAAAATACCGGTATTGAAGTATCCATCACCGCAACACCGGTTCAAACCAAAGCTTTCAACTGGACCACTTCATTGAACGCCTCACATAACAAGAACGAAGTGGTGTCTTTATCAAACGGCAGGTTTCAGGCCCCTGATTATTATCCCCTTGCTTACCTGGGCGGAAAAGGCCAGTCAGGTAACTGGAGCCAGATCCTGAAGGAAGGCCAGCCTTTGGGAACCTTCAGTCTGTGGCATTACATGGGCAAGAACGATGTGGGCAGCAGTACCTTCCTCACAGCCGATGGAAAGACCATTGCGAGCCAGCCTTTGACAACAGACCTTATGGTTGCTGGCAATGCACAGCCTAAGCTGCTGTTTGGCTGGAACAACACTTTTTCCTATAAGAATTTCGATCTGAATTTCTTTCTGAGAGGTGTAACCGGCAATAAGATCCTGAACAATACGCTGGCGCAATTGAACAGCCCTGCCGATTCAAAAAACAACAACGTGCCTAAATTCACGCTGGGCGAAGCATTTACCGATGCGTTTGCCTACCTCACCTCGGACCGCTTCCTGGAAAAGGGCGATTATATCCGCATGGATAATGCTACCCTGGGCTATTCTATTAAAACAAAGGTGAAGGCCATCAGCAAACTGCGCGTATATGTTTCTGGTAACAATTTGTTTACCATCACTGGTTACCGGGGCATCGATCCTGAGATCAATATCGGTGGCTTAACGCCAGGTATAGATGCTAAAAACTTCTATCCAAAAACCAGATCGGTTATCATTGGCGCCAACATCGTGTTCTAA
- a CDS encoding CDP-alcohol phosphatidyltransferase family protein produces MNKIPVLLIYSRLLLGVSILLLSILHIDDYNVIAIVLFTTGLLTDIFDGIIARRLKISTERLRRLDSSIDQVFFVAVAIATFFQCKAFFYNNYLKLAILLGTEGLTYVVSFVKFKKEVATHAIASKIWTLILFATLIHIMVDCNARVLFEWCFYVGMISRLEIVAILLILRKWTNDVPSVYHAILLRKGKEIKRHRLLNG; encoded by the coding sequence ATGAACAAGATCCCGGTACTACTTATTTATTCAAGATTGCTGTTGGGCGTGAGTATTTTGTTATTGAGTATTCTGCACATCGATGATTACAATGTAATTGCTATCGTGCTTTTTACAACCGGTTTGCTCACAGATATATTTGATGGCATTATTGCCAGGCGGTTGAAGATCTCAACTGAGCGGCTGCGGCGGCTGGATTCTTCTATTGACCAGGTATTTTTTGTAGCAGTAGCCATCGCCACCTTTTTTCAATGCAAAGCTTTCTTTTATAATAATTATCTTAAACTGGCTATTCTGTTGGGTACGGAAGGGCTAACCTATGTAGTAAGCTTTGTTAAGTTTAAAAAGGAGGTAGCTACCCATGCTATTGCATCAAAGATCTGGACTTTGATCTTATTTGCTACCCTGATACATATAATGGTTGATTGCAATGCCCGCGTTTTGTTTGAGTGGTGTTTTTATGTGGGAATGATCTCGAGGCTGGAAATTGTGGCCATTTTATTGATCCTGCGGAAATGGACAAATGACGTTCCTTCGGTTTATCACGCCATATTATTAAGGAAGGGGAAAGAAATCAAAAGGCACAGACTTTTAAACGGTTAA
- a CDS encoding Crp/Fnr family transcriptional regulator, producing the protein MKTLKDHIKRTISVTENELEHMVQVFQPMTVEKETHLIKSGQYCDNYYYVESGSLRVYTMVENLVVTNWFAFEGNFFTDLESYTYQCQAKFNIQAIENCSLLYISRSNMNTLLAQYPAWGELVRKTWEQAFLRLSQIVLSVQTISAKGRYEQLFNHQELIQKTPPKELVSLLSITDSPLAKK; encoded by the coding sequence ATGAAAACGCTGAAAGACCATATTAAACGTACCATTTCCGTTACGGAAAATGAGTTGGAGCATATGGTGCAGGTTTTTCAGCCAATGACCGTGGAGAAGGAAACTCACCTCATAAAATCCGGTCAGTATTGCGATAACTATTATTATGTGGAAAGCGGTTCGCTTCGTGTTTATACGATGGTGGAAAACCTGGTGGTGACCAACTGGTTTGCTTTTGAAGGAAATTTCTTTACCGACCTGGAAAGTTACACCTATCAGTGCCAGGCCAAGTTTAATATACAAGCCATTGAGAATTGTTCGCTATTATATATTTCCAGGAGTAATATGAACACCCTGCTGGCCCAATACCCCGCCTGGGGTGAACTGGTTCGCAAAACCTGGGAGCAGGCATTTCTGCGTTTATCACAAATAGTTTTATCGGTTCAAACCATCTCGGCCAAAGGACGGTACGAGCAGTTATTCAATCACCAGGAGTTAATACAAAAGACTCCGCCCAAAGAACTGGTTTCCCTGTTGAGCATCACCGATTCGCCCTTAGCTAAAAAATAG
- a CDS encoding Ig-like domain-containing protein, which yields MHKLNLYLLVGLVALGSATYGQQDKRYPIGSSNNVLNSFRKQIAAKQKPNGLSSLQLQLSPSLSLPAAINFRRSLNSGSETLAGSIENVPHSSFYLVFEGKSVYGHILLHDTKKAYKYSSDESGAVYVEETDINNVVCIDYKQAHDASTPAPAVANAAAAVTDLQSFPGGNGCVLLDFDGQLVSGTGWNNGNPINAAPANLTDADKEKVWQLISEDYRPFHINITTSEAVFNTYPKTRRMRCIFTPTNTAAPGAGGVAYVGSFKSNDDTPCWVFNSGARAAGEAGSHEVGHTLGLSHDGRTNPVEEYYEGQGGWAPIMGVGYYVSLVQWSKGEYANASQKQDDLAIITSPAYGLGYRTDDYGNTAAAAAPLTVSATGSVNNAGLIERTGDVDMFAFTTTGGNLNLTFTSNAAYPDLDILATLYDKNGTVVTTSNPTGLNASISSTLAAGNYYVSVTGTGSGDPVTNGYSNYGSLGTYTITGTVTGGSTPTGNKLPTVSITSPANGATFSAPASITINANAADSDGSIAKVEFFNGSSKLGEDATAPYSYTWANVTAGTYTVKAVATDNSGGQSTTQITLSVGNTPGVTIYKDCNYGGYAITLPIGTYTLNQLIAKGALNDDISSMKVNSGYEAILYRDNNFAGPAYLFRGNASCLVTVGLSGGSTVNLNDWTSSIVIRQSTAARAMAAESAAGAGVVPYIDYSPNLQLLPNPVENEMVIRYGNMGDHFDVSIVNINGGVVYSAPHMLSGQSINVVNLRPGIYFVKINTGKETITRKLIKR from the coding sequence ATGCACAAATTAAATCTGTACCTGCTGGTAGGCCTTGTAGCATTAGGTTCCGCAACCTATGGACAACAGGATAAACGTTATCCTATCGGCAGTAGCAACAACGTATTGAACAGCTTCAGGAAGCAAATAGCTGCCAAACAAAAACCCAATGGACTCAGTAGTTTGCAGCTTCAATTATCCCCTTCCCTTTCATTACCAGCTGCTATTAATTTTCGCCGGTCGCTCAATTCAGGTTCCGAAACGCTGGCGGGCAGCATCGAAAATGTACCCCACTCATCGTTTTACCTCGTGTTTGAAGGCAAATCAGTGTACGGACACATTTTGTTGCATGACACTAAAAAAGCTTACAAATACTCTTCCGATGAAAGCGGTGCAGTATATGTTGAAGAAACAGACATCAATAATGTAGTTTGTATTGACTATAAACAAGCACACGACGCCAGTACCCCGGCCCCTGCTGTCGCCAATGCGGCAGCAGCTGTTACCGACCTGCAAAGTTTTCCCGGTGGCAATGGCTGTGTACTGCTCGACTTCGATGGACAACTCGTTTCAGGCACTGGCTGGAACAACGGTAATCCCATCAATGCAGCCCCGGCCAATTTAACAGATGCTGACAAAGAAAAAGTATGGCAATTAATCAGCGAAGATTACCGCCCGTTTCACATTAACATCACCACCAGTGAGGCCGTTTTTAATACGTATCCGAAAACAAGAAGAATGCGGTGCATTTTTACGCCTACCAATACGGCTGCCCCGGGAGCCGGCGGGGTAGCGTATGTAGGTTCTTTTAAATCAAATGACGACACCCCTTGCTGGGTATTCAACAGCGGCGCCAGAGCAGCCGGCGAAGCCGGTTCGCACGAGGTAGGTCATACCCTGGGGCTTTCACACGACGGACGCACCAACCCTGTTGAAGAATACTACGAAGGCCAGGGCGGCTGGGCCCCTATCATGGGCGTTGGTTATTACGTATCGTTGGTACAATGGAGTAAAGGCGAATACGCCAATGCCAGCCAAAAGCAGGATGACCTGGCGATCATTACCAGCCCAGCGTATGGCCTGGGCTATCGCACCGATGATTATGGCAATACCGCTGCAGCAGCCGCACCGCTCACTGTTAGCGCAACAGGCAGTGTAAACAATGCCGGGTTGATAGAGCGCACAGGCGATGTAGATATGTTTGCATTCACCACAACCGGTGGCAATCTCAACCTCACCTTTACTTCAAACGCCGCGTATCCCGACCTGGATATCCTGGCCACTTTATATGACAAGAATGGTACGGTAGTTACCACCAGTAATCCAACCGGGTTAAATGCCAGCATCAGCAGCACACTGGCTGCAGGCAATTACTATGTTTCGGTTACGGGTACGGGTTCAGGCGATCCCGTTACCAACGGTTATTCCAATTATGGATCGCTGGGCACTTATACCATCACGGGTACTGTTACCGGCGGTTCTACCCCAACCGGTAATAAATTGCCAACTGTAAGCATTACCTCACCTGCCAATGGCGCCACCTTTAGCGCACCGGCCAGCATTACCATCAATGCGAATGCTGCCGATTCAGACGGCTCTATTGCCAAGGTGGAATTCTTTAACGGCAGCTCCAAACTGGGTGAAGACGCTACCGCGCCTTATTCATATACCTGGGCAAACGTAACGGCTGGCACCTATACAGTAAAAGCAGTAGCTACAGATAATAGCGGCGGACAGTCTACCACCCAAATTACCCTTTCAGTTGGTAACACCCCGGGAGTGACCATTTATAAAGACTGTAATTATGGTGGCTATGCCATTACCCTGCCTATTGGTACGTATACACTTAACCAGTTGATTGCGAAGGGCGCACTGAACGACGACATCTCCTCCATGAAAGTAAACAGCGGGTATGAAGCGATCCTCTATCGCGATAATAATTTCGCCGGACCAGCCTATTTGTTCAGAGGCAATGCATCGTGCCTGGTAACCGTAGGTTTATCGGGCGGGTCTACCGTAAACCTGAACGACTGGACAAGTTCCATAGTAATTCGTCAATCAACTGCAGCGAGGGCTATGGCAGCGGAATCAGCGGCCGGTGCCGGCGTGGTACCGTATATCGATTATTCACCAAACTTACAATTATTGCCCAACCCGGTTGAGAATGAAATGGTCATCAGGTATGGCAATATGGGCGATCATTTTGACGTGTCTATCGTTAATATCAACGGCGGAGTAGTGTATTCAGCGCCACACATGCTGAGCGGACAATCCATCAATGTGGTTAACCTGCGCCCTGGTATTTACTTCGTGAAAATAAATACGGGTAAAGAAACCATAACAAGGAAACTGATTAAACGCTAA